A single Sulfitobacter albidus DNA region contains:
- a CDS encoding DUF7146 domain-containing protein, with translation MTRHVSIAEISANLGARAESFCRAYFAEGHRQGNYWQVGNTSGAAGRSLVIRLLAQDGRKAGGWTDYATGEFGDLIDLLHAKLGSRSLCETLLEAQHFLGNAPLPDQRTSKRKSKDDGAANTKRIASARKLFAAGRPILGTAADAYLYGRDIARFGPALRYHPRVYFRGADTGRDQPRYAPALLAKITDNHGNITGCARAYLDPITGGIADLSNPKRILGQLHGNAVRFWSGSNLGELIVGEGLENTLSVGTALPEFNLASCLTATHLGLFISPPGVKRIWIARDNDVAGERAAQTLASKLASSGIECQCLVPKLSDFNEDLLAFGKGALRNTLLSAMKMEGLSS, from the coding sequence ATGACAAGGCATGTTTCGATTGCTGAGATTTCAGCGAATCTTGGGGCGCGTGCAGAGAGTTTCTGCCGCGCCTATTTCGCGGAGGGACACCGTCAGGGCAACTATTGGCAGGTTGGCAATACGTCAGGTGCTGCGGGCCGCAGTCTTGTGATCCGGTTGCTGGCCCAAGATGGCCGTAAGGCGGGTGGCTGGACAGACTACGCCACAGGTGAATTTGGCGATCTCATTGATCTGCTGCACGCCAAGCTTGGATCACGATCCCTGTGTGAGACACTTCTTGAGGCTCAGCATTTCCTTGGAAACGCCCCGCTCCCTGATCAGCGGACATCCAAGAGGAAGTCGAAGGATGATGGTGCGGCCAATACCAAGCGCATTGCATCGGCACGCAAGCTCTTTGCCGCTGGCAGGCCCATCTTGGGAACTGCAGCCGATGCCTATCTGTACGGTCGCGACATCGCACGATTTGGGCCTGCCTTGCGCTATCATCCTCGGGTCTACTTTCGTGGTGCGGACACTGGTCGAGATCAGCCGCGCTACGCCCCTGCCCTTCTGGCGAAGATTACGGACAATCACGGCAATATCACAGGATGCGCACGGGCATATCTCGACCCGATCACAGGTGGCATTGCAGACCTGAGCAACCCCAAACGGATACTGGGTCAACTTCATGGCAACGCCGTTCGGTTTTGGTCGGGGTCCAATCTGGGTGAACTCATTGTCGGCGAAGGTCTGGAGAACACGCTATCAGTTGGCACCGCTCTTCCAGAGTTCAACCTCGCGTCCTGTCTGACAGCCACGCATCTTGGCCTCTTCATCTCACCACCAGGCGTCAAACGCATCTGGATTGCACGGGACAACGATGTGGCAGGAGAACGCGCCGCGCAAACCCTCGCATCCAAACTGGCATCATCGGGCATTGAGTGTCAGTGCCTCGTCCCAAAGCTTAGCGATTTCAACGAAGATCTTTTGGCATTTGGCAAGGGCGCGCTTCGCAACACTTTGCTCTCGGCCATGAAGATGGAAGGTCTATCTAGTTGA
- a CDS encoding DUF2493 domain-containing protein, with protein MPLQDKTNPEDHGLTSAILDHLALHGAKPGPDEIDHRPLPQPDQVELAMATLFDTTISLLDDSQLEDNLEEMLWSLTSLFHRRLTHLQRRLDDNECEVRDSMSTQDGSEVASVELERLQMVGLKLWDHRDAFEQMRDLACDHFSAATGSPWMPRTGSKVSHRSLTSAVVDSRAFLSAKRRKEIEVHCPEGTRIAFSGGDYQAYDLIWSVLDATREKYPDMVLLHGGTPRGAEMIAARWADARGVTQVVFKPDWKSHGKAAPFKRNDKMLEILPQGLIATPGSGITENIVDKARKLGIRVKRIGV; from the coding sequence ATGCCCCTTCAAGACAAAACCAACCCCGAAGATCACGGCCTCACGTCCGCAATCCTCGATCACCTCGCCCTTCATGGCGCAAAGCCAGGACCAGATGAAATCGATCATCGCCCCCTGCCCCAGCCAGATCAGGTCGAACTCGCCATGGCGACGCTTTTTGACACCACCATCAGCTTGCTCGATGACAGCCAGTTGGAAGACAACCTCGAAGAAATGCTCTGGTCCCTCACTTCCCTGTTTCATCGCCGTCTGACCCATCTGCAAAGACGCCTTGATGACAATGAATGCGAGGTCCGTGACAGCATGAGCACACAGGACGGCTCCGAAGTTGCCTCAGTCGAGCTGGAACGGCTGCAAATGGTCGGGCTAAAGCTCTGGGATCATCGTGACGCCTTTGAGCAAATGCGTGATCTGGCCTGTGACCATTTCTCAGCGGCGACAGGCTCGCCATGGATGCCCCGCACCGGATCGAAGGTTTCGCACAGGAGTCTGACATCCGCCGTTGTGGACAGTCGGGCGTTTTTGTCGGCCAAGCGACGTAAAGAGATCGAAGTGCATTGCCCGGAAGGTACCCGCATCGCCTTCTCTGGCGGGGACTATCAAGCTTACGATCTCATTTGGTCAGTTCTTGATGCCACGCGAGAGAAATACCCCGACATGGTTTTGCTACATGGTGGCACGCCCAGGGGAGCAGAGATGATCGCAGCACGTTGGGCAGATGCACGCGGCGTGACGCAGGTGGTGTTTAAGCCTGACTGGAAAAGCCATGGCAAAGCCGCTCCATTCAAGCGCAACGACAAGATGCTGGAGATTCTACCTCAAGGTCTCATCGCGACACCTGGGTCGGGCATTACCGAGAATATCGTCGACAAGGCACGCAAGCTCGGGATCCGGGTGAAAAGGATTGGGGTGTAG
- the repA gene encoding plasmid partitioning protein RepA, with protein MGSRPFQGNDGGIPFDEIILQQGELISDRLNILRQQQYPPNAQKGLRQFSLAEVAYFLGVTQSTIKKLHLEGKGPDPETSSSGRRSYSAEQMLELRAYLDANGRPGKRRYLPGRSEGDELHVISVVNFKGGSGKTTTAAHLAQHLALKGHRVLAIDLDPQASLTALHGIQPELDSVSSLYETLRYDDERRPISTVIQPTNFPNLDIVPASLDLQEYEYDTPVALTSRDPSEGRAFFTRISKALEEVDDRYDVVVIDCPPQLGYLTLTALTASTSVLVTVHPQMLDVMSMSQFLLMLGGILQTIREAGAEMKLKWFRYLVTRFEPTDGPQKQMVGFLQAMFPDQMLGAQMVKSTAISDAGITKQTLYEVERAQFVRSTYDRAITSLNAVNDEIVDLVHQAWGRDLP; from the coding sequence ATGGGATCACGACCATTCCAAGGTAACGATGGGGGTATTCCCTTCGATGAAATCATTCTCCAGCAAGGAGAACTGATTTCTGACCGCCTCAATATATTGCGTCAGCAGCAGTATCCACCCAATGCCCAAAAGGGATTGCGCCAGTTTTCCTTGGCAGAGGTTGCCTACTTCCTCGGTGTGACGCAATCGACTATCAAAAAGCTACATCTCGAAGGCAAAGGCCCGGATCCTGAGACCTCCTCGTCCGGACGCCGCTCCTATTCTGCTGAGCAAATGTTGGAGTTGCGTGCTTATCTCGATGCCAATGGGCGTCCCGGCAAACGTCGTTACTTGCCTGGCCGGTCTGAAGGTGATGAGCTTCATGTTATATCGGTCGTCAATTTCAAAGGTGGTTCCGGCAAAACAACCACTGCCGCGCATCTTGCCCAGCACCTCGCCCTCAAAGGGCATCGCGTGTTGGCGATCGACCTAGATCCGCAAGCGTCGCTGACCGCGCTCCATGGCATTCAGCCTGAATTAGACTCTGTTTCTTCGCTGTATGAGACATTGCGCTACGACGATGAGCGCCGTCCGATCAGCACAGTCATTCAGCCTACCAATTTTCCGAACCTGGATATTGTGCCAGCGAGTCTCGATCTTCAGGAATACGAGTATGACACACCAGTAGCTCTCACGAGCCGCGACCCGTCTGAAGGTCGGGCCTTCTTCACACGCATTTCGAAAGCTCTCGAGGAAGTCGATGATCGCTACGATGTTGTGGTGATCGACTGCCCTCCCCAGCTGGGATATCTGACTCTAACTGCTCTAACAGCGTCTACTTCTGTGTTGGTAACCGTGCATCCCCAGATGTTGGATGTGATGTCCATGAGCCAGTTTCTCCTCATGCTCGGCGGTATCCTTCAGACCATCCGCGAAGCGGGTGCGGAGATGAAACTGAAGTGGTTCCGATATCTCGTCACACGTTTTGAGCCGACGGACGGACCCCAGAAGCAGATGGTCGGGTTTTTGCAGGCCATGTTTCCAGATCAGATGCTCGGGGCGCAGATGGTGAAGTCCACTGCAATCTCTGATGCTGGGATCACAAAGCAGACGCTTTATGAAGTTGAACGCGCGCAGTTTGTACGCTCGACCTATGACCGCGCAATCACGTCATTGAACGCCGTGAATGACGAAATCGTTGATCTTGTACATCAAGCGTGGGGGCGCGATCTGCCATGA
- the repB gene encoding plasmid partitioning protein RepB — protein MQTAWFASIWESNMARKDLLKSVMGDTAQSTSGSERSSYAMRGASKSMKVSIDSLAENSKRLLEGETIVEIDTDLIDASFVNDRLSGDDDAFDELKSSIAASGQDTPVLLRPHPETSGRYMIVFGHRRVRVARALGRPVRAVVKDMDDVAHVLAQGQENTARADLSFIEKALFAKNLRDLDQDKDIIQQALTIDGTLLSRMLSVASTVPEHLIEAIGPAKQIGRDRWEDFKKLMAEKTNLKVADRILATDGFDQLDSDTKFEILHSKVAEAGRVPKRRSAKAAPAKRTWTAGEGRIKGVVGRAGRAYNISLTSKDSAGFGEFLSENLDQLYADYLAQSEETSTT, from the coding sequence GTGCAGACGGCCTGGTTTGCAAGCATTTGGGAGAGCAACATGGCTAGAAAAGATCTGTTGAAATCCGTGATGGGTGACACCGCTCAGAGTACGTCTGGATCTGAACGCTCCAGCTACGCAATGCGCGGCGCATCAAAATCAATGAAGGTCTCCATCGATAGCCTTGCCGAAAACTCGAAGCGTTTGCTCGAAGGCGAGACTATCGTCGAGATCGATACCGATCTCATCGATGCATCGTTCGTCAATGATCGTCTGAGCGGCGATGACGACGCCTTCGATGAGCTGAAGAGTTCGATCGCGGCAAGCGGTCAAGATACGCCGGTTCTATTGCGTCCGCATCCAGAAACCTCTGGCAGGTACATGATTGTCTTTGGGCATCGCCGTGTGCGTGTCGCGCGGGCGCTAGGCCGTCCAGTCCGAGCAGTCGTCAAAGACATGGACGATGTCGCGCATGTTCTCGCACAAGGCCAGGAGAATACGGCTCGGGCTGATTTGTCGTTCATTGAAAAAGCTCTGTTTGCGAAGAACCTTCGCGACCTTGATCAAGACAAAGATATTATTCAGCAAGCCTTGACAATCGATGGAACGCTCTTGTCGCGCATGCTCTCAGTCGCGAGCACCGTTCCCGAGCACCTAATCGAAGCGATTGGGCCAGCCAAACAGATCGGCCGTGATCGTTGGGAAGATTTCAAGAAGCTGATGGCCGAAAAAACCAATCTCAAGGTGGCGGATCGCATCTTGGCGACAGATGGCTTTGATCAGCTTGATAGCGATACGAAATTTGAGATTTTGCACAGCAAGGTGGCCGAGGCGGGCAGGGTGCCCAAACGGCGGAGCGCCAAGGCAGCGCCAGCAAAACGCACCTGGACGGCTGGAGAAGGCCGTATCAAGGGCGTCGTTGGTCGCGCAGGTCGCGCTTACAACATCTCGCTGACATCTAAGGATTCCGCTGGGTTTGGGGAGTTTCTCTCGGAGAACCTCGATCAACTCTATGCGGATTATCTCGCTCAATCTGAGGAGACATCGACAACATGA
- the repC gene encoding plasmid replication protein RepC: MTQSGWRKPTPELLQAERFAEVGEQLTIPKTRAIVATKKVAAAIGLKSQDLLLLDTFGAVTQPQDWERGRRPIVWASNHFLMEQTGFSLATLRRHVRRLCEVGVISMKDSPNGKRWGRRDADGVIVEAYGFDLAPMAARAEEFEALYKHLQAERALCASLRNAITVTRRMIRAKIEKALDAGLRGPWANLQDVFRELLEGLPARSERAGGLESYLDRIKAFSASVEQSFEMAFDWPAESDAEHTTAASRRSMKTTNMKPTSLENDPHILTTNEPNSVISNRFETKHTAAVVPERRRTEPVERLEEVDLDISWSTHGTKRGSDIDIPMLMASCPHFAEMARSTQGYMRDWNDVHRAAAALRPIVGISEDAWNVANKVLGPAVAAASIALILDKSTNGEVKSPGGYLRGLVERAQIGELHLDRSFYGRLNAAGT; this comes from the coding sequence ATGACACAGAGCGGTTGGCGCAAGCCGACGCCGGAACTTCTACAAGCTGAACGGTTTGCAGAAGTCGGCGAACAGTTAACTATACCCAAAACACGAGCGATCGTTGCAACGAAGAAAGTTGCTGCGGCCATTGGATTGAAATCCCAAGATTTGCTTCTTCTCGATACTTTTGGGGCTGTCACACAGCCTCAAGACTGGGAGCGGGGCAGGCGGCCTATTGTTTGGGCTTCAAACCACTTTCTGATGGAACAGACGGGGTTCTCCTTGGCCACACTGAGGCGCCATGTTCGGCGGCTTTGCGAGGTTGGGGTGATTTCTATGAAAGACAGCCCGAACGGTAAGCGTTGGGGGCGTAGAGATGCGGATGGTGTGATTGTCGAGGCCTATGGCTTTGATCTGGCACCTATGGCCGCGCGTGCAGAAGAGTTTGAAGCGCTCTATAAGCATCTTCAAGCCGAGAGGGCGCTCTGTGCATCCCTGCGCAATGCGATCACGGTAACCCGCCGCATGATCCGCGCAAAGATCGAGAAGGCGCTGGATGCGGGCCTGCGTGGACCTTGGGCAAACCTTCAGGACGTGTTCAGAGAGCTTCTTGAGGGGCTTCCAGCGCGATCTGAGAGGGCAGGGGGCCTTGAGAGCTATCTGGACCGTATCAAGGCATTCTCAGCTTCCGTTGAGCAATCTTTTGAAATGGCCTTCGATTGGCCGGCTGAAAGTGATGCTGAACACACTACGGCGGCAAGCAGGAGATCAATGAAAACTACAAATATGAAACCCACGAGTCTCGAGAATGACCCCCACATACTAACTACAAATGAACCTAATTCTGTAATTAGTAATCGCTTTGAAACAAAGCACACGGCGGCCGTTGTGCCAGAACGGCGTAGGACCGAGCCAGTTGAAAGGCTAGAAGAGGTCGATCTTGATATCAGCTGGAGCACACATGGCACCAAGCGGGGATCTGACATTGATATCCCGATGTTGATGGCTTCCTGTCCGCATTTTGCCGAGATGGCGCGAAGTACCCAAGGTTACATGCGGGATTGGAACGACGTACATCGTGCTGCTGCGGCCTTGCGGCCAATCGTTGGGATCTCCGAGGATGCATGGAATGTGGCAAACAAAGTGCTTGGACCAGCGGTTGCGGCTGCCTCCATCGCGCTCATTCTCGACAAATCTACGAACGGTGAAGTCAAATCGCCTGGAGGCTACCTCCGTGGCCTCGTTGAACGCGCACAAATTGGAGAGCTGCATCTCGACCGCAGTTTTTATGGTCGTTTAAACGCGGCAGGGACGTAG
- a CDS encoding McrC family protein: MIRRTICEWQRIAYGSDDTEIPEALADGIVAVAQTSLFAGRRGEGVLEHGRKGLRARGVVGVIATPGCQLEILPKIESADEEGVTNATLRHRLIHMLAVAYDLPIELGALTNLGWQRDTVLEILIRLFSGKLADAVRQGMPRQYLEHEDDLPALRGNLDVTRQFSTLAISPQKLACRFDALSPNIALNQIMKATVNKLTRLTQATDNQRKLRELSFVYADVADVPPNALRWDQITLDRTNQRWRDLLSLAQLFLSNRHQQTSSGKIDGHAILFEMNVLFEKYIARLLTRALAGTGLSASTQGGQRDCLYESNTGRFRTRPDLIIRKNDQIVLIIDTKWKRMTPRIDDPKQGVSQSDVYQMMAYGQLYHCPNIMLLYPHHNGLPENPIIQHYSVASVGAEEKLSLATIDVSGSAVGHRKALNGLVVSCLNKVSS; the protein is encoded by the coding sequence ATGATACGTCGTACGATCTGCGAGTGGCAACGCATTGCCTATGGCAGCGATGATACTGAGATCCCCGAAGCGCTTGCAGACGGTATAGTGGCCGTCGCTCAGACTTCTTTGTTTGCCGGACGTCGGGGCGAAGGGGTTTTAGAGCACGGCAGAAAGGGACTGCGCGCGCGCGGAGTTGTTGGGGTGATCGCAACCCCCGGATGTCAGCTTGAAATTTTGCCTAAGATAGAAAGTGCGGATGAAGAGGGCGTTACGAACGCCACGTTGCGACATCGTCTAATCCACATGTTAGCAGTGGCCTATGATCTGCCGATCGAGTTGGGAGCGTTGACGAACCTAGGTTGGCAACGAGATACAGTGTTGGAGATTTTGATCCGCCTTTTCTCCGGAAAGCTCGCTGATGCTGTGCGTCAAGGAATGCCACGCCAGTATCTAGAACATGAAGATGACCTCCCAGCATTAAGAGGCAATCTGGACGTGACACGGCAGTTCTCGACACTTGCCATCTCACCTCAAAAACTTGCCTGCCGCTTCGACGCACTTTCGCCAAACATTGCGCTCAACCAAATTATGAAGGCTACAGTCAATAAGCTCACGCGATTAACCCAGGCAACAGACAACCAGCGGAAGCTTCGCGAATTAAGCTTCGTCTACGCCGATGTTGCCGACGTTCCGCCTAACGCACTTCGCTGGGATCAGATCACGCTGGATAGAACAAACCAGCGCTGGCGTGATCTCCTCTCACTTGCTCAACTTTTTCTGTCCAACCGCCATCAGCAAACAAGCTCCGGCAAAATTGACGGCCATGCAATTCTCTTTGAGATGAATGTCCTTTTTGAAAAGTACATCGCTCGCCTCCTCACTCGTGCACTTGCCGGAACAGGACTTAGCGCCTCTACGCAGGGAGGGCAGCGAGATTGCCTATACGAGAGCAACACGGGTCGATTTCGGACGCGGCCAGATCTGATTATACGTAAGAACGATCAAATCGTTCTCATTATCGACACAAAATGGAAACGTATGACGCCGCGTATTGATGACCCAAAACAAGGCGTAAGCCAATCAGATGTATATCAAATGATGGCATACGGGCAGCTTTATCATTGCCCAAATATTATGCTCCTGTATCCCCACCACAATGGTCTGCCAGAGAACCCAATTATACAACATTACTCGGTTGCTTCGGTGGGTGCGGAAGAAAAATTGTCTTTAGCTACGATTGACGTATCCGGCTCAGCAGTTGGTCACCGAAAGGCACTCAACGGATTAGTCGTGTCATGCCTCAACAAAGTTTCTTCATAA
- a CDS encoding AAA family ATPase yields the protein MENESNFKEWLEQGGALTASGRNSRTYAVRTIEQNLSSLGMPYKDLQEAWEADRLIGLRERLKKMSEDARNGGQVYRILMPDSEKPHNRLSNWGSWLGQYGRFLAGDPPGAAEDADRIRQYVIEHYIEPAREEGNAEVDVLVRDVNGALGLKEAWPNICQALGGRIFQDLSQLPIPERIGADQSSATVFRFDIRDQPDSRNGRPFVLFDAEGSPYQPVKNHNRTSGISAFYIKPKGAKNTADDAIKTEDIQEVARAVLLEGLAARIKAISGGTVNYLTYGGNKLVRYELDPEIAKAIGVPSRGGANVGSTEANIDNMMPKTKMDPHTMNLILYGPPGTGKTFTTAAEAVRLCGETVPDDRAELMLSYQDLLAAGRIEFVTFHQSMAYEEFVEGRQPMTGSEDDDEAASSGFRLETVPGIFRRIAKRANTSKGHSVGSNAISIAGRQVFKMSIGEAKNPEDAHLFEEAIEGGYALLGFDDIDWSDEKYSDRAAIIEAYKAENDENANADARSGPVQMPFIFRNWVNQGDIVIVSKGNGMFRAIGEFVGDYEFHPRPDGGYAHRRAVRWLWVDREGVAVNEIYTRRFSMKSIYAMYDSELNVPALERYMNSGSTDGPADPEPFVLIIDEINRANISKVFGELITLLEPDKRLGQTNALTVRLPYSGDEFGVPSNLHILGTMNTADRSIALLDTALRRRFTFREMMPDPSVLDGSIEKCGIDLPRLLTTINERIEYLYDREHQIGHAYFTGCNSLADVDQVMRHKVIPLLAEYFFEDWDKIAAVLGDLKPHESAILGNFLNRSVLKAPPGLEDGDALPRFRWELRSESEGFDYTMLIGE from the coding sequence ATGGAAAATGAAAGCAATTTCAAAGAGTGGCTTGAGCAAGGTGGAGCGCTTACTGCGTCAGGGCGCAATTCGCGCACCTATGCCGTCCGTACCATTGAACAAAACCTCTCTTCCCTAGGTATGCCATACAAGGACCTCCAAGAAGCTTGGGAAGCGGACAGGTTAATTGGTCTGCGTGAACGGCTCAAAAAAATGAGTGAAGACGCCCGCAACGGCGGACAAGTTTATCGCATCTTGATGCCGGATTCTGAAAAGCCCCATAACAGGCTTTCAAACTGGGGAAGTTGGCTAGGCCAGTATGGGCGCTTCTTGGCAGGCGATCCTCCAGGTGCGGCCGAAGATGCGGATCGCATCAGACAGTATGTTATTGAGCACTATATTGAGCCAGCGCGCGAGGAAGGGAATGCAGAGGTTGACGTTCTTGTTCGCGATGTAAACGGGGCTCTGGGGCTCAAAGAAGCATGGCCTAATATCTGCCAAGCACTTGGAGGACGAATATTTCAGGACCTGTCGCAACTTCCAATACCGGAACGAATTGGAGCTGATCAAAGTTCAGCTACAGTATTCCGTTTTGACATCCGCGACCAACCCGATTCCAGAAATGGTCGCCCATTTGTTCTGTTCGACGCTGAGGGAAGCCCTTATCAGCCCGTAAAGAACCACAACCGTACCAGTGGAATATCCGCCTTTTATATCAAACCAAAGGGCGCGAAGAACACTGCGGATGACGCAATAAAGACAGAAGATATTCAGGAAGTTGCACGAGCAGTTTTGCTCGAAGGCCTCGCGGCACGTATCAAGGCAATCTCCGGCGGCACAGTTAATTACCTCACCTACGGAGGAAATAAGCTTGTTCGTTACGAACTCGATCCTGAAATTGCAAAGGCGATTGGTGTTCCCTCTCGAGGTGGCGCCAATGTCGGATCAACCGAAGCAAACATCGATAACATGATGCCCAAAACGAAAATGGACCCCCATACCATGAACCTCATTTTGTACGGCCCACCAGGCACTGGGAAAACCTTCACAACCGCAGCCGAAGCTGTGCGGCTTTGTGGGGAAACAGTTCCAGACGATCGAGCCGAGCTCATGTTGAGTTACCAAGATCTTTTGGCTGCAGGGCGCATCGAATTTGTTACCTTCCACCAATCAATGGCCTACGAAGAATTCGTCGAAGGCCGGCAGCCTATGACCGGGTCTGAAGACGATGATGAAGCAGCGTCTTCAGGGTTTCGGTTGGAAACGGTACCTGGAATTTTTAGGCGCATCGCTAAACGCGCTAATACTAGCAAAGGGCATTCAGTGGGCAGCAATGCGATCAGCATCGCTGGACGGCAGGTCTTCAAGATGTCGATCGGCGAAGCTAAAAACCCTGAAGACGCACACTTGTTCGAAGAAGCAATTGAGGGTGGTTATGCGCTCCTTGGCTTCGACGATATCGACTGGAGTGACGAAAAATATAGCGACAGGGCTGCGATTATTGAGGCGTACAAAGCTGAAAATGACGAAAACGCCAACGCTGATGCTCGATCTGGCCCAGTCCAGATGCCCTTCATCTTTCGTAACTGGGTAAACCAAGGCGACATCGTTATTGTTTCAAAGGGCAATGGCATGTTTCGAGCGATAGGAGAATTTGTTGGGGACTATGAATTCCACCCGAGACCCGACGGCGGCTACGCCCATCGGCGTGCTGTAAGATGGTTATGGGTAGACCGCGAAGGTGTAGCAGTGAACGAAATTTACACGCGCCGTTTCTCCATGAAATCCATCTACGCGATGTATGATAGTGAACTGAACGTTCCTGCACTGGAGCGTTACATGAACAGCGGAAGCACCGACGGGCCCGCCGACCCAGAGCCTTTCGTTCTCATCATTGACGAGATCAACAGAGCGAACATCTCTAAAGTGTTTGGCGAACTCATCACTCTCCTTGAACCGGACAAGCGGCTTGGCCAGACCAATGCCCTAACGGTACGCCTTCCGTATTCAGGAGATGAGTTTGGGGTTCCATCAAACTTGCATATTCTCGGAACCATGAATACCGCGGACCGATCAATTGCTTTGCTGGACACCGCCCTACGGCGGCGGTTTACTTTTCGGGAAATGATGCCTGATCCATCCGTTCTTGATGGCTCCATTGAGAAATGTGGCATCGACCTGCCACGTCTTCTCACGACGATTAATGAGCGGATCGAATATCTTTACGACCGAGAGCATCAGATTGGGCATGCTTACTTTACTGGGTGCAACTCACTTGCTGACGTTGACCAAGTCATGCGTCACAAAGTTATTCCCTTGCTGGCAGAATACTTCTTTGAGGATTGGGATAAAATCGCGGCCGTCCTCGGTGATCTTAAGCCCCATGAGAGTGCTATATTAGGAAATTTCCTAAATCGTTCGGTCCTGAAAGCACCGCCAGGTCTCGAAGATGGCGATGCCTTACCTCGGTTTCGTTGGGAACTACGCTCCGAGAGTGAAGGCTTCGACTACACGATGCTCATAGGGGAATGA